The Plasmodium yoelii strain 17X genome assembly, chromosome: 4 genome has a window encoding:
- a CDS encoding PIR protein: protein MGVNLCDALELCDNGLVFDQKSQNYTFGGSYTNMYCPDNKCDNDDNKKISSAFIGLLGFCKDYDDIKNLESDKNAEYAILWLGHKLNQKTDDGTTTLKDFYNNHIETNSHYNQKTFGDSANNNIKIDVIDAKIKSMNMNIKDISNFYDAFKLLCKMNKEIGTKKIQCNTCLKNAGEFYEKCEKVKNIFDINKGSSYLQLLSSLLKDYDKFKEKYKKDVCNDIEFLVTCPRSSVTKSQATKSPVIECPVIECPVIDCPVTNCPMTKNTLITIAIIFVAASILLGISYKYSLFGFRKRFQKQHLKEKLKKQRRN, encoded by the exons atgggcGTTAATCTG tGTGATGCACTTGAATTATGCGATAATGGTCTTGTCTTCGATCAAAAATCTCAAAATTATACGTTTGGTGGAAGTTATACCAATATGTATTGTCCTGATAATAAGtgtgataatgatgataacaaaaaaattagttCTGCTTTTATAGGATTGCTAGGTTTCTGTAAGGATTAtgatgatattaaaaatttagagAGTGATAAAAATGCTGAATAcgctattttatggttaGGTCACAAACTGAATCAAAAAACAGATGATGGAACCACCACATTAAaggatttttataataatcataTAGAAACAAATAGTCATTATAATCAGAAAACATTTGGTGATAGtgctaataataatattaagaTAGATGTTATAGatgcaaaaataaaatcgatgaatatgaatattaaagatatatcaaatttttatgatgcatttaaattattatgtaagaTGAATAAAGAAATTGGTACAAAAAAAATCCAATGCAATACATGTTTAAAAAATGCTGGagaattttatgaaaaatgtgaaaaagttaaaaatatttttgatattaataaaggaaGTTCTTATTTACAACTATTGTCTAGTTTATTAAAAGATTATGACAAATTTaaagagaaatataaaaaggatGTATGTAATGATATCGAATTCCTTGTAACTTGTCCACGAAGTTCAGTGACAAAAAGTCAAGCGACAAAAAGTCCAGTGATAGAATGTCCAGTGATAGAATGTCCAGTGATAGATTGTCCAGTGACAAATTGTCCAATGacaaaaaatacactaattacaattgcaattatatttgttgcagcatcaattttattgggaatttcttataag tattcgttatttggttTTCGaaaacgatttcaaaaacaacatttaaaagaaaagctaaaaaagcaaagaagaaactga
- a CDS encoding PIR protein — protein MDNTMCRRFDTLRNYLPDELDKTALELESLSSLNNYCSNGESEETKCKTDLDKINAGFLWLFDQLFVKNKKDDINIAEYIIIWLSYMLNLKKESKITKLNDFYSNYIEINTHYTNCNNDSRDPSKSLKGITGYNNYKEIIDKKKELFNINSEYMSKFYDAFKTLCNMYTELDANKPNNKNYLDCAKKFVEKYKKFNGDSRIIGDNSYKQILSTLSNDYNNFKNFCSSSSIDCSDVPSLPDINTIQNPALSSEPSPELSFEVTSSSSSIASKLIPVLSIFGAIAIFLGISYKYSLFGFRKRTQKQHLREKIKR, from the exons atgGATAATACAATG tgtcGAAGGTTTGATACATTGAGAAACTATTTACCCGATGAATTAGACAAAACCGCACTTGAACTAGAATCTCTTAGtagtttaaataattattgctCTAATGGAGAATCAGAGGAAACAAAATGTAAGACTGATctcgataaaataaatgctgGATTTTTATGGTTGTTTGACCAATTGTttgtgaaaaataaaaaagatgatATCAATATTGCTGAATACATTatcatatggttaagttatatgttaaacctaaaAAAAGAAAGCAAAATCACCAAATTAAACGATTTTTATAGTAATTATATAGAAATTAATACGCATTATACTAATTGCAATAATGATAGTAGAGATCCTAGTAAGTCATTAAAAGGAATAACGGGATATAACAATTATAAGGAAAtcatagataaaaaaaaggaattgTTCAATATTAACTCTGAGtatatgtctaaattttatgatgcatttaaaacattatgtaacatgtataCTGAACTTGATGCAAACAAGCCAAATAATAAGAATTATTTAGATTGTGCTAAAaaatttgttgaaaaatataaaaaatttaatggcGATTCTAGAATTATTGGAGATAATtcatataaacaaatattgtctactttatcaaatgattataataattttaaaaatttttgtaGTAGTAGTAGCATTGATTGTAGCGATGTCCCGTCACTTCCAGATATAAACACAATACAAAATCCTGCACTAAGTTCTGAACCTAGTCCTGAACTGAGTTTTGAAgttacatcatcaagttcgtcgatagcaagcaaattaattccggttttatcgatatttggtgcaatagcaatttttttgggaatttcttataag tattcgttatttggatttcggaaacgaacccaaaaacaacatttaagagaaaagataaaaagataa
- a CDS encoding PIR protein, translating into MDKKVCGTLISISNSIYKNPNEKGDYQIIINGNILNNYCSSNKCSDNLAKINAGCLYLLDAFFKDSSVFKSDAKSNIDIVEYIIIWLSYILNLKKSEGNKTNLQYFYDTYINNNMYKNTITDIKEYNSYKDLIDKKKDLINMDMSIISELYNAFYKLCMMHLEMDDKSPDCNKHLGKAKEFVEKYKKIKKNPSVTEGSPYYKLLSTLSKDYDNLKNKCDSFPALSSIEKAEKFIHSSGHISEDASSNSSIVNKLFIVLSIFGAIAFFLGISYKYSLFGFRKRFQKQKLREKLKNIKKRMNQ; encoded by the exons ATGGATAAGaaagtg TGTGGAACACTCATTTCTATAAGTAACTCGATTTACAAAAATCCGAACGAAAAAGGAGActatcaaattattattaatggaaacattttaaataattattgttCTAGTAACAAATGTAGTGATAATCTTGCaaaaattaatgctggatgtttatatttgcttGATGCATTCTTTAAGGATTCTTCTGTGTTTAAGTCTGATGCAAAAAGTAACATCGATATTGTTGAATACATTatcatatggttaagttatattttaAACCTAAAGAAAAGTGAAGGAAATAAGACTAAtctacaatatttttatgacacatatataaataataatatgtataaaaatactATAACTGATATTAAGGAGTATAATAgttataaggatcttatagataaaaaaaaagatttgATAAATATGGATATGAGCATTATATCTGAGTTATATAatgcattttataaattatgtatGATGCATCTTGAAATGGATGATAAAAGTCCAGATTGCAATAAACATTTGGGAAAAGCTAAAgaatttgttgaaaaatataaaaaaattaagaaaaatcCTAGTGTTACTGAAGGTAGTccatattataaattattgtctACACTATCAAaggattatgataatttaaaaaataaatgtgataGTTTTCCAGCCCTTTCATCGATAGAAAAAGCAGAAAAATTTATACATAGTTCTGGACATATTTCTGAAGATGCATCATCAAATTCGTCAATagtaaacaaattatttatagttttatcaatatttggtgcaatagcattttttttgggaatttcttataag tattcgttatttggatttcggaaacgatttcaaaaacaaaaattaagagaaaagctaaaaaatataaagaagagaatgaatcAATAA
- a CDS encoding PIR protein, whose product MPIKLCDGIDVIDRGLVFDRDSQNYNFTGSSTNMHCPNQNCDNDDKKISSAFIAFLAFFNVIGVDENLDSDKIAEYAILWLGHKLNQKTENGTTTLNEFYTKHIKTNSHYDQKTIGNTNSKINISVIENKIESMNIDIKDIYNFYEVFKLLCKMDSEIVTKKNQCNTCLKNAGEFYEKYEKLKNTLDINKGSSYFQLWLSLSKDYDKFKEKYKTVCSNTESLETCLRSSVTKSPVKECPVKESPMKECPVTKSILIPIAIIFVVASFFFGISYKYSLFGFRKRSQKQHLREKLKK is encoded by the exons atgccTATTAAGCTG tGTGATGGAATTGACGTGATAGATCGTGGTCTTGTCTTCGATCGAGATTCTCAAAATTATAACTTCACAGGAAGTTCAACCAATATGCATTGTCCTAATCAAAACtgtgataatgatgataaaaaaattagttCTGCTTTTATAGCATTTCTAGCTTTCTTTAATGTTATTGGTGTTGATGAGAATTTAGATAGTGATAAAATTGCTGAATAcgctattttatggttaGGTCACAAACTGAATCAAAAAACAGAAAATGGAACCACCACATTAAACGAGTTTTATAccaaacatataaaaacaaatagtCATTATGATCAGAAAACAATTGGTAATACTAATAGTAAGATTAATATAAGtgttatagaaaataaaatagaatcGATGAATAtcgatattaaagatatatataatttttatgaagtatttaaattattatgtaagaTGGATAGTGAAAttgttacaaaaaaaaaccaaTGCAATACATGTTTAAAAAATGCTGGagaattttatgaaaaatatgaaaaacttaaaaatactttagatattaataaaggaaGTTCTTATTTTCAACTATGGTTAAGTTTATCAAAAGATTATGACAAATTTaaagagaaatataaaacaGTATGTAGTAATACAGAATCCCTTGAAACTTGTTTACGAAGTTCAGTGACAAAAAGTCCAGTGAAAGAATGTCCAGTGAAAGAAAGCCCAATGAAAGAATGTCCAGTGACAAAAAGTATACTAATTCCaattgcaattatatttgttgtagcatcatttttttttggaatttcttataag tattcgttatttgggtttcggaaacgatctcaaaaacagcatttaagagaaaagctaaaaaaataa
- a CDS encoding PIR protein: MNDILCGKFDYLRTYLPDELGETGTLNFDENKDLIQYCPEKDSGENKCNNNLDKITAGFLWLLEQCYSTLTSKDYIENNTNAFFLYIISWFSYKLKQIKGGEFTTINELYNKNVKDSGKYTKFIREAYTIGELKGFMDKRNDLLNINIEDLSKFYDAFKLICSMHGNVSTNTIGDTLSDNANSFIDTYIELNNNHNVEGIARNKILPVLSTDYDNLKNACTKKGANCKDLSFLPEITTKFSAQISGDTSDSSIGNRLFTVLSIFGAIAFFLGISYKYSLFGFRKQFQKQKLREKIKNIKKKMNR; encoded by the exons ATGAATGATATTCTA TGTGGAAAATTTGATTATTTGAGGACGTATTTACCCGATGAATTAGGCGAAACAGGAACACTCaattttgatgaaaataagGATTTAATACAATACTGCCCTGAGAAAGATTCAGGAGAAAATAAATGCAATAATAATCTAGATAAAATTACGGCTGGATTTTTATGGTTACTTGAACAATGTTATTCTACATTAACAAGTAAAGattatattgaaaataatactaatgcattttttctatatattatttcatgGTTTAGTTACAAATTAAAGCAAATCAAAGGGGGGGAATTCACCACAATAAACGAattgtataataaaaatgtaaaagatAGTggtaaatatacaaaatttataAGAGAAGCCTATACAATTGGAGAGCTTAAGGGATTCATGGATAAACGAAATGATTTGctgaatattaatattgaagatctgtctaaattttatgatgcatttaaattaatatgtaGTATGCATGGTAATGTTTCAACGAATACAATTGGTGACACACTGTCAGATAATGCTAATAGTTTTATTGACACATATATAGAGCTTAACAATAATCATAATGTTGAAGGTATTGCAcgtaataaaatattgcctgttttatcaactgattatgataatttaaaaaatgcttGTACTAAAAAAGGTGCTAATTGTAAAGATTTATCATTCCTTCCAGAGATAACAACAAAATTTTCTGCACAAATATCTGGAGATACATCAGATTCGTCGATAGGAAACAGATtatttacagttttatcgatatttggtgcaatagcattttttttgggaatttcttataag tattcattatttggatttcggaaacaatttcaaaaacaaaaattaagagaaaaaataaaaaatataaagaagaaaatgaatcgttaa
- a CDS encoding PIR protein: MDAEICKNFLLVRENFHDQLDSDEKYTFKDEHFKDYCASGCNNDFEKINAGCLYFFDAFFKDSSLFKQVAKNNINIVDYIIIWLSYMLSLMKSELNQSLGFFYKTYMKGGNKYTNTIADISEYNSYIELISKNHNLENVNMNKNIISKFYGAFKLLCEIYIEFDENTSNCTKCSGKADQFVEKYKELNGDSSITTNSSYSKVLCTLSSDYDNLKNKCKSFTSLPEITTKCSAQMSVVTASSSSITNKLLLVLSIFGAIGIFLGISYKYSLFGFRKRVQKQYLREKLKNVKKRMNH, translated from the exons ATGGATGCTGAAAta tgtaAGAACTTTCTTTTAGTAAGGGAGAATTTCCACGATCAATTGGACAGTGACGAAAAGTATACATTTAAAGACGAACATTTCAAAGATTATTGTGCTAGTGGTTGTAATAATGATttcgaaaaaattaatgctgggtgcttatatttttttgatgcATTCTTTAAGGATTCTTCTTTGTTTAAGCAGGTTGCAAAAAATAacatcaatattgttgattacattataatatggttaagttatatgttaagcCTAATGAAAAGTGAATTAAACCAAAGTCTaggttttttttataaaacatatatgaaGGGTGGTAATAAGTATACAAATACTATAGCTGATATTAGTGAATATAATAGTTATATAGAACTTATAAGTAAAAACCACAATTTGGAAAATGtgaatatgaataaaaatattatatctaaattttatggtgcatttaaattattatgtgaaatttatattgaatttGATGAAAACACGTCAAATTGCACAAAATGTTCGGGAAAAGCTGATcaatttgttgaaaaatataaagaacttAATGGAGATTCTAGTATTACTACAAATAGTTCATATAGTAAAGTATTGTGTACTTTATCAagtgattatgataatttaaaaaataaatgtaaaagtTTTACATCCCTTCCAGAGATAACAACAAAATGTTCTGCACAAATGTCTGTAGTTACagcatcaagttcgtcgataacaaacaaattattactagttttatcgatatttggtgcaataggaatttttttaggaatttcttataag tattcattatttggatttcggaaacgagttcaaaaacaatatttaagagaaaagctaaaaaatgtaaagaagagaatgaatcattaa